The Lysobacter panacisoli genome includes a window with the following:
- a CDS encoding CHC2 zinc finger domain-containing protein, producing the protein MLPESKGYFGPRVVDLGKPNNVGWAQGKCPFHEDPAAAFRVNVKSDQPLWHCFGGCGGGTMVDFHRRLYGLTFEEAVAELLQGVA; encoded by the coding sequence ATGCTGCCGGAGTCCAAGGGCTATTTTGGCCCTCGCGTCGTCGACCTGGGCAAGCCGAATAACGTTGGCTGGGCCCAAGGGAAGTGTCCTTTCCATGAAGATCCGGCGGCTGCGTTCCGCGTGAACGTCAAGTCGGATCAACCGCTGTGGCATTGCTTCGGCGGCTGCGGTGGGGGAACGATGGTCGACTTCCATAGGCGCCTGTACGGGCTGACCTTCGAGGAAGCGGTAGCCGAACTGTTGCAGGGGGTCGCATGA
- a CDS encoding NRDE family protein: protein MCLIALAWRAHPRYRLALIANRDEAHARAAVPAGVDPDDPTLYGGRDLLAGGSWLLASTHTRLAAVTNVRAGAAEGTMPRSRGALVRDFAGGRDASDAFIGALAPHAAEYGRFNLLAWDGERLGFASNHPGFRTQDVAPGFHAMSNGPFDAPWPKSSHAVAALKAWLDGPAARDGAIEDGALAPLFDALADTTPGPDDALPDTGVGLDLERRLSPAFVRGLHYGTRCSTVVLVDEARVVFVEQSFGPEGVPLGRTRGVLTLDPPR from the coding sequence ATGTGCCTGATCGCCCTCGCGTGGCGTGCGCATCCACGTTATCGGCTGGCGCTGATCGCCAATCGCGACGAGGCGCATGCGCGCGCCGCCGTGCCGGCCGGGGTCGACCCGGACGACCCGACGCTCTATGGCGGCCGCGACCTGCTCGCCGGCGGCAGCTGGCTGCTGGCCTCCACGCACACGCGCCTGGCCGCCGTCACCAACGTGCGCGCCGGCGCGGCCGAGGGCACCATGCCGCGTTCACGCGGCGCGCTGGTGCGCGATTTCGCCGGGGGACGTGACGCCAGCGACGCGTTCATCGGTGCACTCGCGCCACACGCCGCCGAGTACGGCCGCTTCAACCTGCTCGCCTGGGACGGGGAACGCCTCGGCTTCGCAAGCAACCATCCCGGCTTTCGCACACAGGACGTCGCGCCGGGCTTCCATGCGATGTCCAACGGCCCCTTCGACGCCCCGTGGCCCAAGAGCAGCCACGCGGTGGCGGCACTGAAGGCCTGGCTCGACGGTCCCGCTGCGCGCGATGGCGCGATCGAAGATGGCGCGCTCGCGCCGCTGTTCGACGCACTCGCGGACACCACGCCCGGACCCGACGACGCCCTGCCCGACACCGGCGTCGGACTGGACCTCGAACGCCGCCTGTCGCCCGCGTTCGTGCGCGGGCTGCACTACGGCACGCGCTGCAGCACCGTGGTGCTGGTGGACGAGGCGCGCGTCGTGTTCGTCGAACAGAGCTTCGGCCCGGAAGGCGTGCCGCTGGGGCGGACACGGGGCGTCCTCACGCTCGATCCCCCACGGTGA
- a CDS encoding helix-turn-helix transcriptional regulator, whose amino-acid sequence MRLHQIIGRPAHKDRPATPAIIPVSKSTWWAGVRTGRYPKPVKIGERATAWRAEAVRALILEASV is encoded by the coding sequence TTGCGCCTTCATCAGATCATCGGCCGGCCGGCCCACAAGGATCGGCCCGCGACCCCGGCAATCATCCCCGTTAGCAAATCCACTTGGTGGGCGGGCGTTCGTACGGGCCGCTACCCCAAGCCGGTAAAGATTGGCGAACGCGCAACCGCCTGGCGCGCTGAGGCAGTCCGCGCGCTTATCTTGGAGGCATCCGTATGA
- a CDS encoding nucleotide pyrophosphohydrolase — protein sequence MDLANIQRRIREFRDARDWMQFHNPKNLAISIVLEATELLEHFQWKSPDESEAHAKAARDDIADEIADVSVYLIELADNLGIDLEQAILRKLDKNAAKYPAEKSKGNAKKYTEL from the coding sequence TTGGACCTCGCCAATATTCAACGTCGCATCCGCGAATTTAGGGATGCACGGGACTGGATGCAATTCCACAATCCCAAAAACCTAGCGATCTCCATCGTTCTTGAAGCGACGGAACTTTTAGAACACTTCCAATGGAAGTCGCCTGACGAAAGTGAGGCGCACGCCAAAGCAGCTCGTGACGATATCGCGGACGAAATCGCGGATGTCAGCGTCTACCTCATCGAACTAGCCGACAACCTCGGAATCGACCTTGAGCAGGCGATACTGAGAAAACTCGACAAGAATGCCGCCAAGTACCCGGCCGAAAAGTCGAAAGGGAATGCCAAGAAATACACGGAGCTGTGA
- a CDS encoding DUF1579 domain-containing protein, giving the protein MGRKEFEASIAEGGHRRLARMIGEWEGTFRLWFQPDHVACESPQRGTIRGILDGRFLLHEYRSRFGDDPIEGVAIYGLHLDDNAFESAWVESFATGTSIMFSAGPASADHFNVLGSYGDGQGGPRWDWRTEIEQPSDDELIITMTNISPQGEAAKAVEVRYRRVATGV; this is encoded by the coding sequence ATGGGCAGGAAGGAATTCGAAGCCTCCATCGCCGAAGGCGGCCATCGCCGCCTCGCCCGCATGATCGGCGAATGGGAGGGCACCTTCCGCTTGTGGTTCCAGCCCGACCACGTCGCCTGCGAATCGCCGCAGCGCGGCACCATCCGCGGCATCCTCGACGGCCGCTTCCTGCTGCACGAATACCGCTCGCGCTTCGGCGACGATCCGATCGAAGGCGTCGCGATCTACGGCCTGCACCTGGACGACAACGCCTTCGAGTCGGCGTGGGTGGAGAGCTTCGCCACCGGTACCAGCATCATGTTCTCCGCCGGCCCGGCGAGCGCGGACCATTTCAACGTGCTCGGAAGCTACGGCGACGGGCAGGGCGGTCCGCGCTGGGACTGGCGCACCGAGATCGAGCAGCCCAGCGACGACGAGCTGATCATCACCATGACCAACATCTCGCCGCAGGGCGAAGCGGCAAAGGCGGTCGAAGTGCGTTACCGCCGCGTGGCGACCGGCGTGTAG
- a CDS encoding GmrSD restriction endonuclease domain-containing protein has translation MSDTKATSLKTILKKAKSGEYKLPAFQRKWKWTTRQVMSLYESLRLGYPIGSFLFLTSDEGQKLGPRAFHGAGQMASGHPDSESLVLDGQQRITAGISIYYGLHDVDGSEYYIDCRQVDTLLKERKVNVDDEDQVKKFSKELDLEDSYLVAKPRKLDRKAHFSKSGLLWTALLTDERATELDELLDSADKRRKDVVRKVVRAHLRPNANIQVPVIELGKEFDLAAISKVFSTINSSGKLLTPFELVVAILYPHDIRLEDDVEEFKSKFRYYGNMDKNGEILLQVIALLSGKSPKKADLPKTIDPVMYKTHAEAAATQLNSAGEFLSSSMGVGLDVTDKLIPYDALFAPLAIVYDRLSKKGFKHAEMGVAKQKLRRWFVASAIDQRYQEGVHNKQENDIHEIESWIDGGPVPKWIESTVATPAVKHASPSGAIGKVFLCLINSQQPKDPIQNSVIGFRDGASSSQVHHVFPTRWAPKGISDFKKDLMETNVALNTMFLSTETNSDWLNFDPLTQIGQAEKALGVSAATSAFGSQMIGVSALECLRKPGKLIADYDAFLEARYRSFVDKLLEFDIQSSSKQSELVELDEPSIVED, from the coding sequence ATGAGCGATACGAAGGCAACCTCACTCAAAACGATCCTCAAAAAGGCCAAAAGTGGCGAGTACAAGCTGCCCGCGTTTCAGCGGAAGTGGAAGTGGACAACCCGTCAGGTGATGTCGCTTTATGAGTCGCTCCGGCTTGGCTATCCGATCGGTTCCTTTCTCTTCCTCACATCCGACGAGGGCCAGAAGCTCGGGCCGCGCGCCTTTCACGGCGCCGGGCAGATGGCTTCTGGTCACCCTGACAGCGAAAGCCTTGTCCTCGATGGACAGCAGCGGATCACAGCAGGAATTTCGATCTATTACGGCCTTCACGATGTCGATGGGAGCGAGTACTACATCGACTGCCGTCAGGTTGACACCTTGCTCAAGGAGCGAAAGGTGAATGTCGATGACGAGGATCAGGTCAAGAAGTTCTCTAAGGAACTAGACCTAGAAGACAGTTATCTGGTCGCTAAGCCAAGGAAGCTAGACAGGAAGGCACATTTTTCGAAGTCTGGCCTTCTGTGGACTGCACTACTTACGGATGAGCGCGCCACTGAGCTCGACGAACTACTGGATTCTGCCGATAAACGAAGAAAGGACGTAGTTCGAAAGGTCGTTCGGGCCCATCTCAGACCAAACGCGAACATTCAGGTGCCTGTTATTGAGCTTGGAAAGGAATTTGACCTCGCAGCGATCAGCAAAGTTTTTTCAACCATCAACAGCTCGGGAAAACTGCTTACGCCATTCGAGCTCGTTGTCGCCATTCTCTACCCGCATGATATTCGCTTGGAGGATGACGTCGAAGAGTTCAAATCCAAGTTTCGGTACTACGGAAACATGGATAAGAACGGAGAGATCCTCCTGCAGGTCATCGCCCTCCTCTCTGGAAAGTCTCCAAAGAAGGCTGATCTGCCAAAGACGATTGACCCTGTCATGTACAAGACTCACGCGGAAGCAGCCGCAACTCAGCTGAATTCTGCCGGCGAGTTTCTGAGCTCAAGCATGGGCGTTGGCCTGGACGTCACCGACAAGCTAATTCCTTACGACGCGCTATTCGCGCCGCTTGCCATTGTCTATGACAGGCTCTCAAAGAAGGGCTTCAAGCATGCCGAGATGGGTGTCGCTAAGCAAAAACTGCGCAGGTGGTTCGTAGCGTCGGCAATCGATCAACGTTACCAAGAGGGTGTTCACAATAAGCAAGAGAACGACATCCACGAAATCGAAAGCTGGATCGACGGCGGCCCCGTCCCGAAGTGGATTGAGTCGACAGTTGCCACCCCCGCTGTGAAGCATGCCAGCCCAAGCGGCGCGATTGGCAAAGTATTCCTTTGCCTAATTAACTCACAGCAACCAAAGGATCCGATACAAAACTCGGTGATCGGGTTCCGTGATGGCGCGTCTTCGTCCCAAGTACACCATGTTTTCCCCACGCGCTGGGCTCCGAAGGGCATTTCCGACTTCAAGAAAGACCTCATGGAAACCAACGTAGCGCTCAACACGATGTTCCTATCGACTGAGACGAACTCCGATTGGCTGAACTTCGACCCCCTGACCCAGATCGGCCAAGCTGAGAAGGCACTTGGTGTCTCCGCCGCTACTTCAGCCTTCGGTAGCCAGATGATAGGTGTCTCTGCGCTTGAGTGCTTAAGGAAGCCAGGGAAGCTGATCGCCGATTACGACGCATTCCTAGAAGCTCGTTATCGCTCGTTCGTAGACAAGCTGCTTGAGTTCGATATCCAGAGTTCCTCAAAGCAGAGTGAACTTGTTGAACTCGACGAGCCATCCATAGTCGAGGATTGA
- a CDS encoding rhodanese-like domain-containing protein, with the protein METLVHLIAVYGLLVVFVSVFLDQGGIPVPAYPPIILTAALAVDQGKSLWPIVLVAAGAAVMADWLWYIGGRRLGAKLLRLMCRLSLSPDSCVLMTRGIYGRWGAPSLIVAKFVPGFAAVATTLAGETGTRAGRFLLFDGIGALLWAGLAVALGAIFHEAVNSVLERLEDLGRYALPAILGLIVIFIAWKLWRRQSFLRQLRMARITPAELSQLISGGTSPLILDVRPEPQRALSGWIPGAVFVRTIGEAALTPHDEVVVYCDCPNEASAAVLARALNKHGFKRVRPLAGGFQAWKDDGHDVAFE; encoded by the coding sequence ATGGAAACCCTGGTCCACCTGATCGCCGTGTACGGCCTGCTGGTCGTATTCGTCAGCGTGTTCCTCGACCAGGGCGGCATTCCGGTCCCGGCCTATCCGCCGATCATCCTCACCGCCGCGCTGGCGGTGGACCAGGGCAAAAGCCTGTGGCCGATCGTGCTGGTCGCCGCGGGTGCGGCCGTGATGGCCGACTGGCTCTGGTACATCGGCGGGCGCCGGCTCGGCGCGAAGCTGTTGCGGCTGATGTGCCGGCTCTCGCTGTCTCCCGATTCGTGCGTGCTGATGACGCGCGGCATCTACGGCCGCTGGGGCGCTCCGTCGCTGATCGTCGCCAAATTCGTGCCCGGCTTCGCCGCAGTCGCCACCACGCTCGCCGGCGAAACCGGTACGCGTGCGGGCCGGTTCCTTCTGTTCGACGGCATCGGCGCGCTGCTCTGGGCCGGACTCGCGGTCGCGCTCGGCGCGATATTCCACGAAGCCGTGAACAGCGTGCTCGAACGCCTCGAAGACCTGGGCCGCTACGCGCTGCCGGCCATCCTCGGCCTGATCGTCATCTTCATCGCGTGGAAGCTGTGGCGTCGCCAGAGTTTCCTGCGCCAGCTGCGCATGGCCCGGATCACGCCCGCCGAGCTGAGCCAGCTCATCAGCGGCGGCACCTCGCCACTGATCCTCGACGTGCGCCCGGAACCGCAACGCGCGCTCAGCGGCTGGATTCCCGGCGCGGTGTTCGTGCGCACCATCGGCGAAGCGGCGCTGACGCCGCACGACGAAGTCGTCGTGTACTGCGACTGTCCGAACGAAGCCTCCGCCGCGGTGCTCGCGCGCGCGCTCAACAAGCACGGCTTCAAGCGCGTGCGCCCGCTGGCTGGCGGCTTCCAGGCATGGAAGGACGACGGCCACGACGTGGCCTTCGAGTGA
- a CDS encoding class III poly(R)-hydroxyalkanoic acid synthase subunit PhaC, whose protein sequence is MDGLGPLGFTPDVLAQESLRFQAKLRAGLDTLHQVHDIDYGATAREEVWRDGKVVLYRFRGERAPTAKVPLLIVYALVNRPYMVDLQDDKSIVRGLLERGEDVYVLDWGYPDRSDRYLELEDYIQRYIGGAVDHLRREYRMDAVNLLGICQGGAFSLCYAALNAAKVRNLITMVTPVDFHTSDNMLGNWTRGLDVDLFVDTLGNVPADVMNWCYLTLKPWRLFVQKYVGLVDVLDDRKALEDFLRMEKWIFDSPDQAGEAFRQFVKQFYQGNGFVKGGIDIGGRAVDLRSVGMPVLNIFAEQDHLVPPASSKALSGLVGSDDYSELSFKGGHIGIYVSSRAQREVPGAIHDWLAQRSR, encoded by the coding sequence ATGGACGGACTGGGTCCGCTGGGTTTCACCCCCGACGTGCTGGCGCAGGAATCGCTGCGCTTCCAGGCCAAGCTGCGCGCCGGTCTGGACACGCTGCACCAGGTGCACGACATCGATTACGGCGCGACCGCACGCGAGGAAGTCTGGCGCGACGGCAAGGTCGTGCTGTACCGCTTCCGCGGTGAGCGCGCGCCGACGGCGAAGGTGCCGCTGCTGATCGTCTACGCGCTGGTCAATCGTCCGTACATGGTCGATCTGCAGGACGACAAGTCGATCGTGCGCGGCCTGCTCGAACGCGGCGAGGACGTGTACGTGCTCGACTGGGGCTATCCGGACCGCTCGGACCGCTACCTCGAACTGGAGGACTACATCCAGCGCTACATCGGCGGCGCGGTGGACCACCTGCGCCGCGAATACCGCATGGACGCGGTGAACCTGCTCGGCATCTGCCAGGGCGGCGCGTTCTCGCTGTGCTACGCCGCGCTCAACGCGGCGAAGGTGCGCAACCTGATCACGATGGTGACGCCGGTGGATTTCCACACCAGCGACAACATGCTCGGCAACTGGACGCGTGGGCTGGATGTGGACCTGTTCGTCGACACCCTCGGCAACGTGCCGGCGGACGTGATGAACTGGTGCTACCTCACGCTCAAGCCGTGGCGGCTGTTCGTGCAGAAGTACGTGGGACTGGTCGACGTGCTGGACGACCGCAAGGCGCTGGAGGATTTTCTGCGCATGGAGAAGTGGATCTTCGATTCGCCCGACCAGGCCGGCGAGGCGTTCCGCCAGTTCGTCAAGCAGTTCTACCAGGGCAACGGTTTCGTCAAGGGCGGCATCGACATCGGCGGTCGCGCGGTGGACCTGCGCAGCGTCGGGATGCCGGTGCTGAACATCTTCGCCGAGCAGGATCACCTGGTGCCGCCGGCATCGTCGAAGGCGCTGTCGGGACTGGTCGGCAGCGACGACTACAGCGAGCTTTCGTTCAAGGGTGGTCACATCGGCATTTATGTGTCGAGTCGTGCGCAGCGCGAAGTGCCGGGCGCGATCCACGACTGGCTGGCGCAGCGTTCGCGTTGA
- a CDS encoding PspC domain-containing protein: protein MNVTRSLFRCRDDRMVAGVLAGISRRFGWNKTLLRVGYVLASIVSAAFPGILVYLILWLLIPEEDCRTT, encoded by the coding sequence ATGAACGTCACGCGATCCCTTTTCCGCTGCCGCGACGACCGCATGGTCGCCGGCGTCCTCGCCGGGATATCCCGGCGTTTCGGCTGGAACAAGACCCTGCTGCGCGTGGGCTACGTGCTGGCATCGATCGTCTCGGCGGCGTTCCCCGGCATCCTCGTGTACCTGATCCTCTGGCTGCTGATCCCGGAAGAGGATTGCCGCACCACATGA
- a CDS encoding AAA family ATPase, producing MTALTLEQRAWQHLDPSTDDDLPRAELLRGDAVTPESVDWLWEGWLAAGKLHILGGQPGTGKTTIALALAASITTGGGWPDGKRAELGTVVVWSGEDDPADTLAPRLRAAGTDMQRVHFVQGVREGLDHRPFNPSQDVGALRTALAELSDVRLLIVDPIVSAVSGDSHKNAEVRRGLQPLVDLAREHRCALLGITHFTKGTSGREPVERITGSLAFGALARLVLVTAKGEAGNGEPARRFLARAKSNIGPDGGGFIYDLSQGELPDFPGVMASSVLWGSALEGSARELLAGAEQQEDDPTGDAAGFLHELLRYGPRPAKGIFAEAGSAGFSKDVMHRAKRKIGAVALKQGMEGGWAWRLPTSEGSEGGTQNRSRSSRPSGTGLLPSMDDGPF from the coding sequence ATGACCGCGCTTACCCTGGAACAACGGGCCTGGCAGCATTTGGATCCCTCAACGGACGATGACTTGCCGCGTGCAGAATTGCTGCGGGGCGACGCCGTCACGCCCGAATCCGTCGACTGGCTTTGGGAGGGGTGGCTGGCCGCTGGCAAGCTGCACATCCTCGGCGGGCAGCCGGGTACGGGAAAGACAACCATTGCCCTGGCGCTCGCAGCCTCCATCACGACCGGTGGGGGATGGCCGGACGGAAAGCGGGCCGAGCTCGGAACTGTTGTTGTTTGGTCGGGCGAAGATGACCCGGCAGACACGCTGGCCCCGCGCCTGCGGGCCGCGGGGACGGACATGCAGCGCGTCCATTTTGTGCAAGGGGTACGGGAAGGTCTTGACCACCGCCCGTTCAACCCATCGCAAGACGTTGGCGCTCTTCGGACGGCCCTCGCCGAGTTGTCCGACGTACGTCTGCTTATTGTTGACCCTATCGTGTCTGCGGTGTCGGGCGACTCACACAAGAATGCCGAGGTGCGTCGCGGGCTTCAGCCCCTCGTTGATCTTGCGAGGGAGCATCGCTGCGCACTGCTTGGAATCACGCACTTCACCAAGGGCACGTCAGGGCGTGAGCCGGTCGAGCGCATTACCGGATCACTGGCCTTCGGCGCGTTGGCGCGCCTCGTCCTCGTTACCGCCAAGGGGGAGGCCGGCAATGGAGAACCGGCAAGGCGCTTTCTTGCCCGCGCCAAGTCGAACATTGGCCCGGACGGCGGCGGCTTCATCTACGACCTGAGCCAGGGGGAGCTGCCCGACTTCCCCGGCGTCATGGCGTCCTCGGTGCTCTGGGGCTCCGCCTTGGAGGGGTCGGCCCGCGAACTGCTCGCCGGTGCCGAGCAACAGGAGGACGACCCGACGGGCGACGCCGCCGGCTTCCTGCACGAGTTGTTGCGCTACGGGCCGCGCCCGGCCAAGGGAATCTTCGCCGAGGCCGGAAGCGCGGGGTTCTCGAAAGATGTCATGCACCGTGCGAAACGGAAAATTGGTGCTGTGGCATTGAAGCAAGGCATGGAAGGCGGCTGGGCTTGGCGCCTGCCCACAAGCGAAGGTAGCGAAGGTGGCACACAGAATCGCTCACGTTCTTCGCGACCTTCTGGAACTGGATTGCTGCCTTCGATGGATGATGGTCCCTTCTAG
- a CDS encoding SGNH/GDSL hydrolase family protein, with translation MIRFVLLSCLVFLGACATHTANTPSTSTAPPPPVVADSSQFEADIAAFEQADALVRRMPGSVVFVGSSSIRLWDSLHDDFPGVALINRGFGGSRVRDSTYYADRIVAPYQPRAVVFYAGDNDLFEGRTPLQVRDDFVSFVERVREAQPGLPIAFIAIKPSPSRAALLPKVREANARVRAYAKDHDVAYLDVYLPMLDAQGQPREELFVEDGLHLNASGYAIWTGVVRPWLSGL, from the coding sequence GTGATCCGATTCGTACTGTTGTCCTGCCTCGTTTTCCTCGGCGCGTGCGCCACGCACACGGCAAACACGCCGTCCACCAGTACCGCACCGCCGCCTCCGGTGGTCGCAGACTCCAGCCAGTTCGAAGCGGACATCGCCGCGTTCGAACAGGCCGACGCGCTGGTGCGGCGCATGCCGGGCTCGGTGGTGTTCGTCGGCAGTTCCTCGATCCGTCTGTGGGACAGCCTGCACGACGATTTCCCGGGCGTGGCGCTGATCAATCGCGGCTTCGGCGGCTCGCGCGTGCGCGATTCGACCTACTACGCCGACCGCATCGTGGCGCCGTACCAGCCGCGCGCGGTCGTGTTCTACGCCGGCGACAACGACCTGTTCGAAGGTCGCACGCCGCTGCAGGTGCGCGACGACTTCGTCTCGTTCGTCGAGCGCGTGCGCGAAGCGCAGCCGGGATTGCCGATCGCCTTCATAGCGATCAAGCCCAGTCCCTCGCGCGCGGCGCTGCTGCCGAAGGTGCGCGAGGCCAATGCACGGGTGCGCGCGTATGCGAAGGACCACGACGTCGCCTATCTCGACGTGTACCTGCCGATGCTCGACGCACAGGGCCAGCCGCGCGAGGAACTGTTCGTCGAGGACGGCCTGCACCTGAACGCGAGCGGCTACGCGATCTGGACCGGGGTGGTGCGGCCGTGGTTGTCGGGGTTGTAA
- a CDS encoding PIN domain-containing protein, protein MDVFHVVIDTSMLRRAHFRHPNFARLLRRSQMGSLKLYIPHIALEELRTHLIAKHEDLAHSIRADFDKLQRSDLGMLIDGLPPPVLSLWRKDEVVRNSEAVFARFLEDNKIEVIPISIEDATDAWKIYFNADPPFDPNQEREDRRKDIPDSWIFVAAQGIKAKRGRHCALVADGKLKAALEGAGFEIYDDVEKLDNAVEIATSVTRPKLTPDDEAPIQLDELRGAAFQDIDVIVLGVNEALNTPAKAALFSALERAGVDRAIAEHEAQTLVLSGRLTDTGSHLIPTNQTLSRRAMGTDVVTKILLKII, encoded by the coding sequence ATGGACGTCTTCCACGTAGTCATCGACACGAGCATGTTGCGCAGGGCGCACTTCCGGCACCCCAACTTCGCGCGACTCTTGAGGCGTTCGCAAATGGGAAGCCTCAAACTCTACATTCCGCACATCGCACTCGAGGAGCTGCGAACACACCTAATCGCAAAACATGAAGACCTCGCCCACTCCATTCGGGCGGACTTCGACAAGCTTCAGCGAAGCGACCTGGGCATGTTAATCGATGGCTTGCCACCTCCGGTGTTGTCGCTCTGGCGTAAAGATGAGGTGGTTCGCAATTCTGAGGCAGTCTTCGCAAGGTTCCTGGAAGACAATAAGATCGAAGTAATTCCGATTTCCATCGAAGACGCCACAGACGCGTGGAAGATCTACTTCAACGCCGACCCGCCGTTCGACCCAAACCAGGAACGCGAAGATAGACGCAAGGACATCCCAGACTCGTGGATATTTGTGGCCGCACAGGGGATCAAGGCGAAACGAGGACGCCATTGCGCACTGGTCGCCGACGGCAAGCTAAAAGCGGCGCTGGAGGGGGCAGGATTTGAGATATACGACGACGTCGAGAAACTCGACAACGCGGTCGAGATCGCTACGTCGGTAACCCGCCCGAAGCTCACGCCGGACGACGAGGCTCCGATCCAGCTCGACGAACTTCGCGGCGCTGCCTTCCAGGACATCGACGTCATCGTCCTGGGGGTGAACGAAGCACTCAATACTCCAGCAAAAGCCGCCCTCTTCTCTGCACTTGAACGGGCTGGAGTTGACCGAGCGATCGCCGAACATGAAGCACAAACGCTCGTCCTGTCCGGCAGGCTGACAGATACTGGCAGCCATCTAATCCCGACGAATCAAACTTTGTCCCGCCGCGCCATGGGGACCGACGTAGTGACCAAAATTCTGTTGAAGATTATCTGA
- a CDS encoding DNA primase, translating to MNASLHATDATAAPLLQRLEGVQKSGTGWRARCPACGGASRKVSVCQADGRVLVHCFGCNDANAVLAAVGLNWANLQPPRHWPQTQEERRRARRSICEAGWSTALSTLALEAAVVLIAARQLSHWQPLNEADDTRLSQAVERIDSAAAALTEPRFWRPAA from the coding sequence ATGAACGCCTCCCTCCACGCCACTGATGCCACCGCCGCCCCCTTGCTGCAAAGGCTTGAAGGCGTCCAAAAGTCCGGTACTGGCTGGCGTGCCCGTTGTCCCGCCTGCGGTGGAGCATCTCGTAAGGTCAGCGTCTGCCAGGCGGACGGCCGCGTGTTGGTGCATTGCTTTGGGTGTAACGACGCAAATGCCGTGCTGGCAGCAGTTGGCCTGAACTGGGCGAACCTCCAGCCGCCGCGCCATTGGCCTCAGACCCAGGAAGAGCGCCGCCGCGCACGGCGTTCAATCTGCGAGGCTGGTTGGTCGACCGCCCTGTCAACGTTGGCGTTGGAAGCCGCTGTGGTGCTGATTGCGGCCCGGCAACTTTCTCACTGGCAGCCGCTGAACGAAGCAGACGACACGCGCCTGTCCCAGGCGGTTGAGCGCATCGATAGCGCGGCCGCTGCATTGACGGAGCCCCGCTTCTGGAGGCCGGCTGCATGA
- a CDS encoding DUF5329 domain-containing protein, which yields MNDAVRRPRLLSAALLALVVVGLAQAAPPAKAQREIEQLIVALGTSGCEFQRNGRWYPADEAQAHLRRKYDYLVKRDLVASAEQFIEGAGTRSSMSGKAYAVRCPGKSPMSSAAWLGARLSAIRHAAP from the coding sequence ATGAACGACGCCGTCCGCCGACCGCGATTGCTGAGCGCCGCGCTGCTGGCGCTGGTCGTCGTAGGCCTTGCGCAGGCGGCGCCGCCGGCCAAGGCGCAGCGCGAGATCGAGCAGCTGATCGTCGCGCTGGGCACGTCGGGCTGCGAGTTCCAGCGCAACGGCCGCTGGTACCCCGCGGACGAGGCGCAGGCGCACCTGCGTCGCAAATACGACTACCTGGTCAAGCGCGACCTCGTCGCCAGCGCCGAGCAGTTCATCGAGGGCGCGGGCACCCGTAGCAGCATGAGCGGCAAGGCCTACGCGGTGCGCTGCCCCGGCAAGTCCCCCATGTCGTCGGCCGCCTGGCTGGGTGCGCGCCTGAGCGCGATTCGTCACGCCGCGCCCTGA